In Antennarius striatus isolate MH-2024 chromosome 10, ASM4005453v1, whole genome shotgun sequence, one DNA window encodes the following:
- the rell2 gene encoding RELT-like protein 2, which produces MTESEASGVGDVTPPYMIFVVVFLFFLTGLFGFLICHLLKKKGYRCRTGDMGDEEEEEEKLGGDEDEDDDNQDTVEQILKCIIENEANMEAFNEMLGNHNVCVRHDSRLRKESIGGIPSHHHTVHSGTDHNSCLLCAQVRSKKGRRQSRTPRSKQRSGEQTVFSVGRFRVTHHDKKLHGGSSTIISSGDHLDQSQDSVEQKEGGYNLRSMFKDVQPPSESSTGVVSSVGKRRRSLTFFGLRRGSDPAGVKVGELLAREAGGFRSNTKQQLVTVEEQLPTEHTKTTSESGGKPETQLPELETQPPVSPETGSLNSSSSKRKLQDKDSISGNEDCSKDGSSPEPPTNPIGNLPTGRSKASTSTSFFIPASGEAFEVMARARGVEDKVLKDTDFHSTEVSQNFEPSLGFTSVIQTDQPEPSRCFSVTQTPPDPSSSSDVEPGVDNRLASINIGSSPVSSVFLLTTPTTPVSGVPSHDSSRNMPSEAAKAALTFKGSTIHSPAGSLLETEPVPLQPPSSSPADYNRSIGSSPPETSVSFIGKGEKGSNPSPVKEQGGAKIPQREESEKLKRPGILKRSLSPVGSGSKTSTSQPSENTLSNLPLSPLSLPSHSSPSGSRKSYVTIMKASPDSRREFSVVTMVEEERKASELGSENSVSSPANVQETNRCASQVEQPEGFTRGESNSEPREG; this is translated from the exons ATGACTGAATCAGAGGCCTCTGGGGTGGGGGACGTTACCCCACCCTACATGATATTTGTGGTGGtattcctcttcttcctcactggACTGTTTGGCTTCCTCATCTGTCATCTGCTGAAGAAGAAGGGCTACCGCTGCCGCACTGGAGACAtgggtgatgaagaggaggaagaggagaagcttggaggtgatgaag atgaggatgatgacaaTCAGGACACAGTGGAGCAGATCCTCAAATGCATTATTGAAAACGAAG CTAACATGGAAGCCTTCAATGAAATGTTGGGAAatcacaacgtgtgtgtgcgccATGACTCGAG GTTGCGTAAGGAGTCCATTGGTGGTATTCCTTCCCATCACCACACGGTCCACTCAGGCACTGACCACAATTCCTGCCTCCTCTGTGCCCAAGTGCGATCTAAAAAGGGCCGACGACAAAGCCGAACCCCTCGCTCCAAACAACGATCAGGAGAACAGACGGTCTTCTCCGTCGGCAG GTTCAGGGTGACACATCATGATAAGAAGCTTCATGGTGGCTCCAGTACAATTATCAGTTCAGGGGATCATCTGGACCAATCCCAGGACAGTGTGGAGCAGAAGGAAGGTGGATACAATCTGAGGAGCATGTTCAAGGATGTCCAGCCTCCCTCAGAGAGCTCCACTGGGGTTGTTTCAAGTGTGGGAAAACGCAGAAGGAGTCTAACCTTTTTTGGCCTAAGACGGGGCAGCGATCCCGCTGGTGTTAAAGTAGGAGAGTTGTTGGCCAGGGAGGCTGGAGGTTTTAGATCCAACACTAAGCAGCAGCTTGTCACAGTTGAAGAACAGCTgccaacagaacacacaaagACCACGTCTGAATCTGGTGGTAAACCTGAAACCCAACTCCCAGAACTTGAAACCCAACCCCCTGTTTCACCAGAAACAGGTTCTCtaaattcttcctcctccaaacGTAAACTTCAGGACAAGGACTCTATTTCTGGAAATGAGGATTGTTCTAAAGATGGGTCCAGTCCAGAACCTCCTACGAACCCGATTGGGAATCTGCCCACTGGGAGATCAAAAGCTTCCACCTCCACTTCATTCTTCATTCCTGCTTCGGGAGAGGCTTTTGAGGTAATGGCAAGAGCGAGAGGTGTTGAGGACAAGGTTTTAAAAGATACAGACTTTCACAGTACTGAGGTGTCACAGAACTTTGAACCCAGTCTAGGCTTTACTTCTGTCATTCAGACCGATCAACCTGAACCTAGCAGATGTTTTTCTGTTACCCAAACACCCCCTGACCCAAGTTCCAGCTCAGATGTGGAACCAGGTGTAGACAATAGGCTAGCATCAATTAACATAGGTTCATCCCCTGTGTCTTCAGTCTTTTTGTTAACAACTCCTACCACACCCGTATCGGGAGTGCCAAGCCATGACAGTTCCAGAAATATGCCATCAGAGGCTGCAAAAGCTGCCTTAACCTTTAAAGGAAGCACCATCCATTCACCTGCTGGCTCCCTACTGGAGACCGAGCCAGTCCCGCTGCAACCCCCATCTAGTTCTCCAGCTGACTACAATCGGTCCATTGGGAGTTCGCCTCCTGAGACATCCGTATCATTTATCGGTAAAGGTGAGAAGGGTTCAAACCCATCACCTGTGAAAGAACAAGGAGGAGCCAAAATCCCACAGAGAGAAGAAAGTGAGAAATTAAAGAGGCCTGGAATTCTCAAAAGGAGTCTCTCACCAGTTGGGAGTGGCTCTAAAACATCCACCAGTCAACCTTCAGAGAACACCCTGAGTAATCTGCCTCTGTCCCCTTTGAGTCTACCGTCTCATTCCTCACCTTCAGGCAGCAGAAAAAGTTACGTGACCATTATGAAGGCCAGCCCTGACAGCCGGCGAGAGTTTTCTGTAGTCACTATGgtggaggaagaaagaaaggccTCTGAGTTAGGATCAGAAAACAGTGTAAGCAGTCCAGCGAATGTTCAGGAAACAAACCGTTGTGCTTCACAGGTTGAACAACCTGAGGGGTTTACCAGAGGAGAGTCCAACAGTGAACCGAGAGAAGGATGA